Part of the Terrisporobacter glycolicus ATCC 14880 = DSM 1288 genome is shown below.
ATCGCTTTCATATTGGTAAAAAATGGAATATAATTATATTGACTATAAGTCAAAAAAATAATAGGGGGAAAATAAGGAATGAAAAAGATCTTATCTATTTTACTATCCTGTGTCCTAGGACTTGGTTTAGTTGCGTGTAGTTCTTCGTCAAATGAAACTAGTAGTGAAGGTAAAGAAATTGCAATGATAACTGATATAGGAACAATTGATGACAAATCATTTAACCAAGGTACTTGGGAGGGAATAGAAGCTTACGCTAAAGAACACAATATCACTCATGAATATTACAAGCCAACAGAACAATCTACAGATGCATATTTAGCAGCTATAGAGTTAGCTGTTAAAGGTGGTGCAAAAGTAGTAGTTACTCCAGGATATTTATTTGAAGAGCCTATATACATAGCTCAAGACAAATACCCAGATGTACACTTCATATTAATAGATGGTAATCCACATGATAAAGATATGAAAGATTACAAAACAAATAAAAATACTGTTGGTATAGTATTTGCAGAAGAACAATCTGGTTACTTGGCAGGTTATGCAGCTGTTAAAGAAGGGTATACAAAACTTGGATTTATGGGTGGAATGGCGGTACCTGCTGTAACTCGTTTTGGATATGGTTTTGTACAAGGTGCTGACGCTGCAGCAAAAGAGTTAAAATTAGATAAAGTAGATATTAAATACCATTATACTGGTGGATTTGATGCTACACCAGAAGTACAAACATTAGCCTCATCTTGGTATACTGATGGAACTGAAGTAATATTTGCATGTGGTGGTGCTGTAGGAAACTCTGTAATGTCTGCTGCAGAATCAATAGAAGGTAAAAAAGTTATAGGTGTTGATGTTGACCAAAGTAGTGAGTCCGATACAGTAATAACTTCTGCAATGAAAGGTTTATCATCAGCAGTAAAACAAACTTTAGATGACTATTATAATGATAAGTTCCCAGGAGGACAATCTTTAGTTCTTGGTGCTGAAAAAGATGGTGTTATGCTTC
Proteins encoded:
- a CDS encoding BMP family lipoprotein; protein product: MKKILSILLSCVLGLGLVACSSSSNETSSEGKEIAMITDIGTIDDKSFNQGTWEGIEAYAKEHNITHEYYKPTEQSTDAYLAAIELAVKGGAKVVVTPGYLFEEPIYIAQDKYPDVHFILIDGNPHDKDMKDYKTNKNTVGIVFAEEQSGYLAGYAAVKEGYTKLGFMGGMAVPAVTRFGYGFVQGADAAAKELKLDKVDIKYHYTGGFDATPEVQTLASSWYTDGTEVIFACGGAVGNSVMSAAESIEGKKVIGVDVDQSSESDTVITSAMKGLSSAVKQTLDDYYNDKFPGGQSLVLGAEKDGVMLPMETSKFEKFTKEDYDKVYKDLADGKIKLQKDDVKKATDLNVSVVSVKVVK